One genomic window of Ficedula albicollis isolate OC2 chromosome 18, FicAlb1.5, whole genome shotgun sequence includes the following:
- the LOC101811535 gene encoding urotensin-2 receptor-like isoform X2, translating into MSLSDELESHFSATPYAVTDTSEDGVFRIRPNASANGTGDGAWAAGSAEDMVAICTIGAILSLMCVVGVTGNVYTLLVMCHYLRSSASMYIYIINLALADLLYLLTIPFIVGTYFIQKWYFGDVGCRILFSLDFLTMHASIFTLTVMSTERYFAVLKPLDTVKRSKSYRKAIAVVIWLVSLLLTLPMLIMIQLVQRDNKSICLPTWSKLSYKVYLSILFGTSIVGPGVVIGYLYIRLARIYWVSQTASFKQTKRLPNQKVMKNINYLTTCLTYSNSCINPFLYTLLTKNYREYLKNRQRSLSSSSGYFQRRNRFQRISGRSLSTSSQHCTETYVLAHAPLGNSSA; encoded by the exons ATGTCCCTAAGTGACGAGCTGGAGAGCCACTTCTCTGCCACCCCCTACGCGGTGACAGACACGAGTGAGGACGGCGTGTTCAGGATCAGGCCCAACGCCTCGGCCAACGGCACCGGGGACGGCGCGTGGGCGGCGGGCTCCGCCGAGGACATGGTGGCCATCTGCACCATCGGCGCCATCCTGTCGCTCATGTGCGTCGTCGGGGTCACGGGCAACGTCTACACGCTGCTGGTGATGTGCCACTACCTGCGCTCCTCGGCCTCCATGTACATCTACATCATCAACCTGGCGCTGGCCGACCTGCTCTACCTCCTCACCATCCCCTTCATCGTCGGCACCTACTTCATCCAGAAGTGGTACTTTGGGGACGTCGGCTGTCGCATCCTCTTCAGCCTGGACTTCCTCACCATGCACGCCAGCATCTTCACCCTCACGGTGATGAGCACCGAGCGCTACTTTGCCGTGCTGAAGCCCCTGGACACGGTGAAGAGGTCCAAGAGCTACCGCAAGGCCATCGCTGTGGTCATCTGGctggtgtcactgctgctcaccCTCCCCATGCTCATCATGATCCAGCTGGTGCAAAGGGACAACAAAAGCATCTGCCTGCCCACCTGGAGCAAGCTGTCCTACAAAGTCTATCTCTCCATCCTTTTTGGCACCAGCATCGTGGGCCCGGGGGTGGTCATTGGCTACCTCTACATCCGCCTGGCCAGGATTTACTGGGTGTCACAGACTGCGTCCTTCAAGCAGACCAAGAGGCTGCCCAACCAGAAG GTGATGAAGAACATTAATTACTTGACAACCTGCCTGACCTACAGCAACAGCTGCATCAACCCCTTCCTCTACACCCTGCTCACCAAAAACTACCGGGAGTACCTGAAGAACAGGCAGAggtccctcagcagcagcagtgggtaTTTCCAGAGGAGGAATCGCTTTCAGAGGATTTCAGGGAGGTCCCTGTCCAcgagcagccagcactgcacagagacTTATGTCCTTGCTCACGCACCCCTGGGAAACAGCAGTGCCTGA
- the LOC101811535 gene encoding urotensin-2 receptor-like isoform X1: MSLSDELESHFSATPYAVTDTSEDGVFRIRPNASANGTGDGAWAAGSAEDMVAICTIGAILSLMCVVGVTGNVYTLLVMCHYLRSSASMYIYIINLALADLLYLLTIPFIVGTYFIQKWYFGDVGCRILFSLDFLTMHASIFTLTVMSTERYFAVLKPLDTVKRSKSYRKAIAVVIWLVSLLLTLPMLIMIQLVQRDNKSICLPTWSKLSYKVYLSILFGTSIVGPGVVIGYLYIRLARIYWVSQTASFKQTKRLPNQKVLYLIFTIVLVFWACFLPFWIWQLLFQYYESFSLSPKVMKNINYLTTCLTYSNSCINPFLYTLLTKNYREYLKNRQRSLSSSSGYFQRRNRFQRISGRSLSTSSQHCTETYVLAHAPLGNSSA, translated from the coding sequence ATGTCCCTAAGTGACGAGCTGGAGAGCCACTTCTCTGCCACCCCCTACGCGGTGACAGACACGAGTGAGGACGGCGTGTTCAGGATCAGGCCCAACGCCTCGGCCAACGGCACCGGGGACGGCGCGTGGGCGGCGGGCTCCGCCGAGGACATGGTGGCCATCTGCACCATCGGCGCCATCCTGTCGCTCATGTGCGTCGTCGGGGTCACGGGCAACGTCTACACGCTGCTGGTGATGTGCCACTACCTGCGCTCCTCGGCCTCCATGTACATCTACATCATCAACCTGGCGCTGGCCGACCTGCTCTACCTCCTCACCATCCCCTTCATCGTCGGCACCTACTTCATCCAGAAGTGGTACTTTGGGGACGTCGGCTGTCGCATCCTCTTCAGCCTGGACTTCCTCACCATGCACGCCAGCATCTTCACCCTCACGGTGATGAGCACCGAGCGCTACTTTGCCGTGCTGAAGCCCCTGGACACGGTGAAGAGGTCCAAGAGCTACCGCAAGGCCATCGCTGTGGTCATCTGGctggtgtcactgctgctcaccCTCCCCATGCTCATCATGATCCAGCTGGTGCAAAGGGACAACAAAAGCATCTGCCTGCCCACCTGGAGCAAGCTGTCCTACAAAGTCTATCTCTCCATCCTTTTTGGCACCAGCATCGTGGGCCCGGGGGTGGTCATTGGCTACCTCTACATCCGCCTGGCCAGGATTTACTGGGTGTCACAGACTGCGTCCTTCAAGCAGACCAAGAGGCTGCCCAACCAGAAGGTGCTCTATTTAATCTTCACCATAGTGCTGGTCTTCTGGGCTTGCTTCTTGCCTTTCTGGATATGGCAGCTCCTCTTCCAGTATTATGAGTCCTTCTCTTTATCTCCCAAGGTGATGAAGAACATTAATTACTTGACAACCTGCCTGACCTACAGCAACAGCTGCATCAACCCCTTCCTCTACACCCTGCTCACCAAAAACTACCGGGAGTACCTGAAGAACAGGCAGAggtccctcagcagcagcagtgggtaTTTCCAGAGGAGGAATCGCTTTCAGAGGATTTCAGGGAGGTCCCTGTCCAcgagcagccagcactgcacagagacTTATGTCCTTGCTCACGCACCCCTGGGAAACAGCAGTGCCTGA